A region from the Etheostoma spectabile isolate EspeVRDwgs_2016 chromosome 9, UIUC_Espe_1.0, whole genome shotgun sequence genome encodes:
- the dr1 gene encoding protein Dr1, translated as MASSSGNDDDLTIPRAAINKMIKETLPNVRVANDARELVVNCCTEFIHLISSEANEICNKSDKKTISPEHVINALESLGFASYITEVKDVLQECKTVALKRRKASSRLENLGIPEEELLRQQQELFAKARQQQAELAQQEWLQMQQAAQQAQMAAASASAAQQAGSSQDEDEEDDI; from the exons ATGGCTTCTTCCTCTGGAAACGACGATGACCTCACCATCCCCAGAGCAGCTATCAACAAGATGATTAAGGAAACTCTCCCTAACGTACGAGTGGCTAACGACGCAAGGGAGCTTGTGGTGAACTGTTGCACAGAGTTCATACACCTCATATCCTCAGAAGCTAATGAAATATGCAACAAGTCTGACAAGAAAACCATATCTCCTGAGCATGTCATCAATG CCCTAGAGAGCCTTGGTTTCGCATCATACATCACGGAGGTGAAAGACGTCCTGCAGGAGTGTAAAACTGTAGCGCTGAAGAGGAGGAAAGCTAGTTCTCGACTGGAGAACCTGGGTATTCCAGAAGAAGAGCTCCTCAGACAACAACAGGAATTGTTTGCCAAG GCGCGGCAGCAGCAGGCAGAGCTCGCCCAGCAAGAGTGGTTACAGATGCAGCAGGCTGCCCAACAGGCACAGATGGCAGCAGCATCTGCCAGTGCTGCCCAGCAGGCTGGTTCCTCTcaggatgaagatgaagaggatgaCATTTGA